CGTCGTCGACGCGGCAAGCCCGGTGTCGCTGTAGGATGTCGAGGTCGTCGAGCCGACCTTGACGCCGTTGCGGTAGACGTCGTAACCCGCAACGCCGACATTATCCGTCGAAGCCGTCCACGACAGGTTGATCTGGCTGCTCGACACCGCCGTCGCCGTCAGGTTGCCCGGCGCGCTCGGCGGCTGCGTGTCGACGGGGTTCGTTCCTTGGAATTCCGTCACCGTCTGCCGCATCGCTTCGGGCGGCGAGTTCGCGTACACCCGCCCGCCGACGTTGTTGATCACGTGCGTGATCTCGCTGCCCGCCATCCCCGACAGCCAGATCGTCGTCGCGTGGTGAATCTTGACGCCCTGCACATTCGGCACTTCGATCGCGCTCTCCAGCTTCACCGCTGCGTCACGGAAATAACTGTATACGCCCAGTCCCCACGCTTCATGCGTCGTCACCGTGTTCGCCACTTTATACGACGCATAGCCGTTCACCGTCCCGTTGTTGCTCATCCACGCCGACTGGCTCGGCACGTCGTACGGAATCTCCGACTGGTAAAAATAGACCCGTCCGTTGTTGCCGTTCCATAGCGTCTGATACTCGTTGTGATGCTCGTTGAACAGCCCGTAGATCGTCACGTCGTTGCCGTTGACGATCAGCCCGTTTTTCGATACGTTCAGATCCCATCCGATCCCGTCGCCGTGGTCGCCCCGCCACAGCCAGAAATGATCCCCGATTACGTCGTGGCTGTTGATCACGATGTTCGCGTCCACCACCCCGACGCCTGCTCCGCCGACCCGCGTAAACACGTCGTGCAGCGACGTCGGGTTCGCCGAGTGGTCCAGCCCGCTGCCCGCCGGTCCTACTTCCAGCAACGCCGGCGAACGAACCGGTCCCGCGTCGAACAGCAACCCCGCAATCTTCACCCCGTCGACGTCCGCCACCGTCATCGCCACTTGCCCGTTATCCGGAATTAGTGTAGCGTATCCTAACCCCAGCACGACCGTATTCGGCCGCGTCACCCGAATCGTCTCGCTCAAATGATAAATCCCCGGCGTAAACAGCACGTGCTTGCCCTGATCCAGTGCTGCGTTGATGCTCGCCGCCGTCGCCGTGTCCGGCCGCGCGATGTAAAACTGATCGATCGGAATCGACTGCCCCGGCGTCGGCCCGTTCGCCCAGCTCACCCCGCGCGTGTTCGTTTGCAGCGCCGGCACGAACACGTAATAGCTCCCCGCGCTGTCGACGTACAAATACGGCTTCTCCCGAATGACCGGCGTCCGGTCCACCACCGTGTACGGCGGATTCGGGAATTGTCCCGCCGGCGGGTTCGCGTCGCCCACAAACACCATGTTCCACACGCCGTTCGTCCAGTTGCTGTACTGGCTGTTGCGCGAAAACCACTGCTGCTGCGACGCCGGCACGATCTGCCCGGTGATGATCGAGTCCGCCAAAAACCCGCCACTGGCCCAACCTGCGTTCCAATACGGGTCGAAATCGAACAGGTCCATGTCGCCGACGACGTGCACCCGCCGCATCGGCGCCGCCTGGGAAACGGCAAATTGCACTTTGCCGCTGGCCGGCGTAATCTTTAAATTTTCGATCGACCGCCAGAAGTTTTGCGTCGCGTTGCCGTTAAACCATTTCGCGTCCACATTTAACCCGCCGGTGATGTTGACGTCGTCGGGGTTTCTGCCGAGACCGGCGACCTGGGTATAAAACCCGACGCGGCAGTTGACGTTGTACGTGCCCGGCTTGAACAGCAGGGCGTAGCGCTGCGTGCCGAACTGGTTCGTTTCCTGCTGGGCGAAAATCGAATCGCAGACGCTCTGGATGTAGCTCGCCGACATGCTCGGATCGAAAATGTACACGTTCGGCCCGAAATCCGGCGCAGCCTGTGTCGATGCCGGCCCGGTCGGCAATCCGATTGCCAGTGAAAACATGCAGGCCGACAGAAGGACGCCTGTCCGTTTTCGCATGAGCGATCAACCCTCCCGAATCATCGGTCTTTTGGTTTTGGGTCAAATTCCGTCGCTGTCCTGAAAACGCTCCCAATCGTGCTCCGATAAAAATCACCCCTTTCCCGAAACTGCGGGGCGGGGGCTTTCCGGGGCCATCTTGATTGTAACAGACAATCTGAAAAAAGATAATACTTTATTTTTTAGAATAAACATCTTTATTTTTTAAATTTTACGCTACGTTTTTTAGATGCGATTCGGATGAAAAAGGGGAAAGACCGGACACTTTTTTCGCCGCCATCTTTCCCCCGTCATTCCGACGACCTTGTCAAAGCCTTACTGCCCGTTGCTCTTGGCCGCCTTGTCGGCCGCCGCGTCGAGCTGCTCGACGAACTGCTCGGGCGTAAGACCCCCGGACAACAGTTTCTGATGCAGCTTCATGATGTCGTCCTTGAACTGCGGCGTCGACGTGTCGAGCACCGGCGTGTTGCTGCTCGATTTCATGCTGCTGAAAATGTTCGTCAGCTGCTTCTGCACTTCGGTTTCCTTGCCGGTCAGGAACGCATCGTACTTCTGCGCCGGGAATCCGTTGCCGGACTGCCAGAGCTGCTTCGCCCAGTTTTCCGGCTTGAAGAAGTATTTCAGAAACTCGATCGCCGCCTGTTTGTTCGCGCTCTTGGCCGACACCGAGTAGCCGCCGCCGTACCACGCCGCGACGTCTTGCACCGTTCCTTTGCCGTCGTCCGAAGCCGGATAAGGCATGGCCGAGACGTTCTGGCGGAACGATTCCGAGAAGTTCGGGTCTGTGCCGAGGCCGACTTCCCACGATCCCATCATGTACATGGCCGCCTTTTCCTGACCGAACAGGTTGCGCGCGGCGCCGTAGTCGGCGGTCAGGAAGCCGTCGGCGAACCCTTTGGCGTCGGCGAACGACTTCATGTACTTGGCCGCTTCCAGGAACACCGGGTCCTTGAAGCTCGCCTTACGCGCCATCGCCTCGTCCATTTTGTTGAAATCGCCGCTCGCCCGCTGCGCGACGTACTCAAACCAGATCGGCAGCGACCAGCCGTCCATGCCGTTGATCGCGACAGGCTGAATGTTTTTGGCGCGCAGCTTTTTGACGACGTCGAGCAGTTCCGACTGCGTCTTCGGCGGCGTCAGGCCGTTGTCCGCGAAAATCTTTTTGTTGTAGTACAGCACGAAAAAGTCGCTGTTCCGCGGCAGGCCGTACAGTTTGCCGTCCTTGCTGAAGCCGTCGAACGAGCCGGACACGAACTGGTAATCTTTAAAATCGTCCGGATTGAGCGGTTCCAGCAGGCCGTTGTCGATCAGCGGCGCGATGAACGACGGTTGGCCCCACGACTGGATGATGTCTGGCAAAGACGACGTCGACGCGTACACCTTGATCTTGTTTTTGTACGCCTCGTCCTGGAGCGCCTCGACTTCGATCTTGACGTTCGGATGCTCCTTCATGTAGGCGTCGATGATGCTTTGTTCGATTTTGCCCATGCCGGCCGACCGGTCGGGAAGCGCCGTGAACAGTTTCAGCTTCACCGGCTCGCCCTGCGGCTGGGCGGACGCTTCCGCCGCCGGGGAGGAGCTGTTCTGCGGGCTCGGCTGCGACGATCCCGTGTTTGCGCTTTTGCCGCCGCAAGCGGCCAGCGATGCGACCAGCGTCGCCCCGAGCGCAAGCAACCACGCGCGTTTCATGGATGGTTCACCCCGCGATTTGGTTTGGTTGGGCTTTTCACTTTCGATGTTAAGAGGCGGCGGGGGGAAAAACCACGCGTGATTTTTTTAAAATGTTCCGCCGTTTTTTATGACTTGTACGGACCGACCTGCTTCTGATATTGCGACGGGCTGACGCCGGTCCATTTTTTGAACGTCGCGCTGAAATGGCGCTCGTCGTGGTAACCGACGGCCTCGGCGATTTCGTAAATTTTCAAGACGCCTTCCTTCAACAGTTCTTTGGCGCGCGCGATTCGGTACTGGTGCAGATAATCGAGAAAATTCGTCCCCGTCTCCTGTTTGAACAGAACGCTCAAATAGGCGGGCGACACATACACGTCCTTGGCGACGGACTCCAGCGTCAGCCGCGTCCGGTAGCGCTCCTCGATGATCCGGATCGCCTGGCGGACCGTTTTGTGCATCGGTTTTTGCGACGACAGCCGCTCCACCAGACTTCGGAAAATCTGTTTCATCACGGCGGAAAGCTCATCGATCGTTTCCACGTTCGGAATTTCGTCGACCCAGTTATACAGCTGGTTTTTCCATTCGATCGCCTCGACGTTCAATTCCGAGACGAACCGTTTCCACTCGGCGATCAGTTCCATCGCCAAAAGCTGAATTTTATTGCGGCCGAGGTCCGGCCGTGCGCGCAGCCGTTCGAGCCAATTTTCCAGACTGTCGAGCGCGTCGGAGTAGCGCGCGGTCCGCACGGCCTGGATGATCGACTGCTCGAGCTTTTTCAGTTCCGCTTCATCCGCGGCGTCGGCGGCGTCCGCGTCCGTCCGGCCGAGTTCCGAATAAAGGTGCACATGGCCGTAACCGTGAAAAAACCGTCGCTCCAGCGCTTCCCGCGCTTCGGCGTAAGCAAGGCACAGTTCGTCGACGGAACGGCCGGCGTCGGACACGCCGATACTGACTTCCCAGCCGAGAAATGCGCGCACGTTTTCCTTGACGAGTTCAAGCGCCGCTTTCAAGGCAGATTGGCCCGCGCCCGACACCGGGGCGTTGCCGACCCAGGCGAGGTCGTCGCCGTCGCGGAACGTTTCCATCCGCCCTTGGTAAAACGGCTCCAGCGTCTCTTGCAAAATGTTGGACGCGGCGTAGCGGATCAGTTCGAGCTCGCCTTCCTTCGGCGCCGCGCGCCACGGGCGGTCGAGCCGGACGATGCCGAGCTGGAAGGGCGACTTCGCCTCCACGGCCATGCCGCATTCGGCGATGACGCGCGCGCGGTCTTCCAGGACGCCTTTCGGATAATGCGCCCACTGCGACAACACATGCGACTTGACGGCGAAGACGTTCGTCCTCCAGCGCGCGCGAATATCGTCGAGCTCGTGTCGCTGCCTGCGTTTTTCCTCAATGCGCCGCTTCGCCTCTTCCAAAACGCGGATGACGTCCTCGGCGCGAAACGGCTTGAGCAGGTAGTCGCAGACGCCGAGCCGCAGCGCCTGCTGCACATAGGCGAAATCGTCGTAGCCGGAGACGACGATCGCCTCGAGGTCTTCCCGGATGCCTTTGGCGCGGTCGATCAGCTCAAGCCCGCTCATGCCCGGCATCCGGATGTCGGTCAGCAGAATGTCCGGCAGCTCCCGCTCGATCAGGGCGAGCGCCTCTTCGCCGTTTGCAGCCGCAGGACAAAGCCGGATGCCGTGGCGTTCCCAGTCGATCAAGCCGACGAGCGCGTCGCGGGTCCATTTTTCATCCTCAACGATCAGCGTCTTGTACATCGTGCCATTCCCCCTTCCCCCGCTCCAGCAGCGGAAGGTCGATGACGACCTGCGTGCCGACGTGTTCGCGGCTGTCGATGTCGATCCGCGCTTCCGGACCATACGCCAGCGCCAGCCGTTCGCGGACATTGGCGAAAGCGTAACCCTTCTTCGGCCGTCCGCCGCCGCGGATTTCCGCCAGCCGGTCGGCGGGGATGCCGACGCCGTTGTCCGACACCTCGATGCGCACGCGGTCGCCGTCGCGAACGGCTCGCACGCCGATGAACCCGCCTTCGTTCATCGGCTCGATGCCGTGCACGACGGCGTTTTCAACGAACGGTTGCACCGTCATTTTCGGAATGACGACGTTCGCGCAGGCGGGGTCGACCTCGATCGCATAGTCGAGCCGGTCGGCAAAACGCAACCGCTGGATCGACAAATAATGGCCGACCAGTTCCATCTCCTGCGCGACCGTCACGAAATCGCGCCCGTCGTTCAGATTAAGCCGAAACAAATTGGAGAGCGCCTGGATGATCTCGACGATGTCGTCGGCTCCGTACTTTTTGGCGGACAGGCCAATCATGTTCAGCGTGTTGTACAGAAAATGCGGATTGATCTGCGCCTGCAGCGACCTGAGCTCCGCTTCGCGCCGGCGGAGGCGCGTTTCGTACACTTCCTCGATCAGGTGCCGGATGCGGTCGATCATCAGGTTGTAGACGCGGCCGAGCCGGGCGATCTCGTCGTTGCCGGCGATGTCGACCTGCTGGGAGAAATCGCCCAGCTGCACCCTTTTCATCGACTGCAAGAGTTTTTTGAGCGGCCGCGTCACGAGCCCCGACACGACCCAGACCGCCGCCGCCGACAGGCCGGCGCAAGCGACGGCGAACAGCGCCGTAAACACCTGGATCTGGTTCAACTCGCGAAGCAACACGTCCTTCGGCTGTGCGACGACGACCCGCCACCCTGTCGTCTCCGACGTCGTCTCGGTCCAGACGTAGGTATCCGCAAGCGCTGCCGGATCGAAGAGGCGGCCGATCTCGCTGGCGTCGCTTGCCGTCAGCACGAGATCGCCGTCGCCCAATACGTAGATCCGAGCCTGCTGGTGCGCGTATTTTTCGTACTGGGCGCGGAAGCGCGACTCATCGACGACGATCAGCAGCACGCCGAGCGTGCGAAGGGAGAACGAATCCTTGAACTTCCGGGCGAACACCAGGCTCGGGCCGCCGCGGCCGCCGAACGGATTATGCTCCGGGAACACGACCGTCCAGACCGGCTTGTCCTTCGCCGACACCATACGGTACCAGTCGCTGTCCCTGAAAAACGAAAACGGTTTCACACCTGCGACGCCGGCCTGGTCGATCGCCAATTCGCGGTCCTCGCCGTACAGCACGACCTGAAAAAACCGGTTCGTCACCATGCTGATCGCGATGGCGGAATAGGCCTCTTTTTTGGCGACGTCCATTTCCGCCGGATCGGTCGTCCGCATGAACCGGCGAACTTCAGGAAGCAGAAACAGGAAATTGGAAAAGTCGAACGTCGACTGCGCGACAAACCCGAGTGAAGAAGCGATTTCACTCGCCAAATCCTGCTGCGCGACGCGCGTCTTTTCGACGACTTCACTCGCCGCCGTCCGGTACGAGTAGACGCCGGTGACGGCGATCATCAGCCCGACGAGCGGAACAAAACAGACGAACAGCTTCAGGCGGAGCGGCATGCGCAACAACATCGGTCGGTTCGCCCCCGCGTCGCTTGCGATTCTGTTTTCAGGTCCATTATAACGGCTGGCGGGCCGCTTTCGTCAGACCGGATTCGCAGGTTCAAAAAAATCGAGAACATTTCAAAAAAATATGTCATTCTGTCGTGAACGCCGAACCCCTAACATGAAAGCAGAGGGGGCGAGCGACATGCATCGCGTTCTATCGCACAGGCCGACAATCGCCGTGCTGGTCGCGCCCGGCATGCTGCTGTTCGCGGCGATGATCTTTTTCCCGACCGCGATGAGCTTTTACTACGGCACGACCGACTGGAGCGGCATCGGCGACTACCGCCGGATCGGACTTGACAATTACATTCAGATTCTGTTTCATGATCCGACGTTCTGGCGCTCGCTCGGGCATGCCGTGCTGCTCGCCGCGGCGACGGTGTTTCTGCAGCATCCCGTCGCCATCTTCGTCGCGGCCGTCGTCTCGAACCTCGGACGATGGGAAAAACCGCTGCGGCTGGCGATGTTCGTGCCCGCCGTCATCTCGATCGTCGTCACGTCCAAAATGTGGGCCGCCGTGTTCAGCGCGCAGTACGGCCTGTTGAACCGGCTGCTCGACGGCGTCGGGCTGTCGGCCTGGAAACACGACTGGCTGGGCGATCCGAAAACGGCGATCTGGGCGATTATTTTCGTCGTCATGTGGCAGGGGTTCGGCTATGCGTTTCTGCTGTATTACGCTGGTTTACAGCGGATTCCCGACGAATTGTACGAGGCCGCGCGCATCGACGGCGCCTCCACGCTCAGACTCTACACGCGGATCGTCGTCCCGTTGCTTGCGCCGGTCATGCGCGTCGCGATCGTCATCGCCGTCATCACGTGTCTGAAACAGATGGAGACCGTCTTTCTGATGACGAACGGCGGCCCGGGCGACAGCACGCAGTTTCTCGGCAATTATCTGTACACGAAGGCCTTCTCGGCCTCGCAGTTCGGCTACGGCAACGCCTTGTCCGGCCTGTTCGTCCTGATCTGCCTCGCCGTGACGATCGCGTTGAACCGGTGGCTGTACCGCGACGTCGGCGAATTTTAATCGGCCAACTCCAGGAGGTGCACCGCCATGAACGGGCTGACGACGACACACGAGACGGCCGTGCGCCTGGCCGACGCCGGTTCGCCCGCCCGCAATCGGCGCCTCGCGCTGTCGCCGGTCAAGGCAGCGCTGCTCGTCCTGATGGCGATGGTCGCGGTCGGGCAGCTTTTCCCGCTCGTCTGGCTCGTCAACTATTCGTTTCTAAAAAGCGGGGAATTTTACTCCGACGCGATTTTGAAGTGGCCGGACGAATTCCAGTGGAAAAACTACCGCGACGCGTTCACGTACGGGCATGTGCCGGAATATTTCCTGAACAGCGTGATCGTGACGGCCGCCTCCATCGCGGGTACGTTGCTTTTATCGTTGACCATGGCCTATGCGTTCACAAGGATGCGTTGGAAATGGAGGGAAGTATCGAAAAATCTGATTCTGATCGGGATGATGATTCCGATTCACGCCACTCTGTTGCCGAACTATATTCTTTTTCATAAAGTCGGACTTCTCAATCACTATTTGGGACTGATCCTCCCGTATATTGCGGTGTCGATTCCGATCAGCATCTACATTGTTTCGGGGTTTCTGGAGTCGCTGCCGACCGCGGTGGAGGAATCGGCGGTCATCGACGGCTGTTCGATTTACGGCGTCATTTTCCGGATCGTAACGCCGATGGTCGCCCCGGCGCTCGGCACGGTCGGCGTCATGACGTTCATCAGCTGCTGGAACGAATTCATTATGGCTTACACGTTCATCACGGAAGAGTCGTTGAAGACGCTGCCGTTTTCGATCATCCAGTTCGTCGGCCAATATTCGTCCAACTACGGCGCGCAGTTCGCCGTCTTAACGATCATCGCTTTGCCGAGCCTGCTGATGTATCTGTTGTTTACCGAACAAATCGCCCGCGGCCTGACGGCCGGGGCCGTCAAAGGGTGAAAGCGACCGATGCGTATCATTCGACGCTTCATGACCGCCCGGTCGCCGCATTTCCGCCTGTCGGAAATGGAACCGATCGCGTTTCGGGCGGACGAGCAGGAACAAGAAAACCGTCTGATCAACGTCTATCCGGACGTCGAATTCCAGGAAATCATCGGCTTCGGCGGCGCATGCACGGAAGCGGCCGCCGTCGCGCTGGGCAAGCTTGATCCGGAAGCGCGCAAACGGGTGCTTCGCGCCTATTTCGATCCGGAAGAAGGCATCGGCTACACGCTGTGCCGGACGCATATTCAGTCGTGCGATTTTTCGCTCGGCTCGTACAGTTATGTTGAGGACGGCGACGAGCGGCTGGACACGTTCGACCTCGCGCGCGACCGGCAGGCGCTTTTACCGCTGATTCGCGACGCCGCGCGTATCGCCGGCGCTTCGTTCCGGCTGCTGGCCTCGCCGTGGAGCCCACCGCCGTGGATGAAAACGAACGGCCGCATGACCGGCGGCGGCCGGCTGCGGCCGGAATATCGCGCGGCGTGGGCGCAATTTTTCACGCGGTACATCCGGGCGATGGCGGAAGAAGGCGTCGACGTGTGGGGTGTCAGCGTGCAGAACGAGGCGAAGGCGACGCAAATCTGGGAATCCTGCGTCTATAGCGCCGAGGAGGAACGCGATTTCGTCCGGGACTATCTCGGCCCGACGCTCGAACGGGAAGGGCTGTCGCACGTGCGGCTGTTCGTCTGGGACCACAACAAGGAGCGGCTGTTCGAGCGCGCCCGCATCGTACTGGACGATCCCGAAGCGGCGAAATACGTCTCGGGCGTCGCGTTCCATTGGTATTCCGGCGATCACTTCGAAAGTCTCGATCTCGTGCGCGCCCGGTATCCCGGCGTCATGCTGCTGGCCACGGAAGGATGCCAGGAAGGCGGCGTCCGGCTCGGCGACTGGTCGGTCGGAGAGCGGTACGCCCACCACATCATCGGCGATCTCACGCACGGCGCGGCCGGGTGGATCGACTGGAACATCGCCCTCGACGAGAACGGCGGGCCGAACCACGTCGGCAACTACTGCGACGCGCCCGTCATCGTCGACACGCGGACCGGGCAAGCGGCGTTCCAGAGTTCGTACTATTATATCGGCCACTTCAGCCGGTTCGTCCGGCCGGGCGCGCGGCGGATCGGCTGCACGCGGTATACCGACAGGCTGGAGGCGTGCGCGTTCCGAAACGCCGACGGGACGGTCGCGGTCGTCGTGCTGAACCGGACGGACGAGCCGATCCCATTCACGCTGCGGTACGTTTCGCCGTCGGGCCTGTCGTCGGGCGCGGAGATCGCCGACGCCGACAGTCCGCCGCATTCGATTCAGACGCTGGTGGTTTCGGATTCCGCCCGGGGCGTCCGCGATCCGGACGGACTTCTGCCGCCCTAACCGCCACCGTCCGTGTAAGGATCGCATTCGAGCTCAAAAAAGGTCTGGAACACGGGGGCACCGGCGGCATCCACGAAGACATCCACATCCGGAACGGTCATTCCGTATACATTCACTGCGCCGAAATGTTTAATCAGACCCTCCGGCAAATTTTCGTCCGTCGGATTGACCGTAAGCGCTCCTATCTGGCGCGCTTTTTGCAATCTCCACTCGTCCTTGTCGACAACGCAGACATCCTTAATCCCCTCAAGCCCTTTCCTCCCCAAACGGAACGTATACCACGGCACGCTACAAAAAATTACTTGCCAACCCCGCCGCCCAACAAGTATACTGGAAACGGGAGGCTCGCAAAAAGCCTCAGAACAGGCGAAAGGAGGAAACCATCGTGTCCAAACGGCTGTTCATCGAAGAACTCGAAGAAGTGCCTTCAAGCTCGCCGCTGTTCGCCGCGGGCGCCGGCACCGACGCCGTCGCGACGACGCTCGCGGTCGGCGAGGAATGCGGCCCGGTCTACACAACGCTCGCGATCGGCGAAGAAAGCGGCCCGATCTACACGACGATGGCGATCGGCGAAGAAGGCTGCTGGCCGAAGCGGTAACCGAACATACCGGCAACACGGCGCCTCGCCGGCGGGAACCGGCTTTTCGCCCGGACGGCCGCCGGAGGGCGCTGGCTTTTTCTTCAAGAAGCGAGAGGGGGAAATTCATGAAAACGCCCGTCGTGGGCATCATCGGCGCGGCGAACGAACGCCATTGCCTGTATGTCGCCGCAGAAATCGAGCGAAACGGCGCGCGGCCGCTCATCCTCGACAACTCGCCGGACTTGCCGTTTCCGCTGACGATGGCGGGGGAAGGTATATTTTATTATAAAGAAGAAAATTTGAATGCTGTCGGTGCGTTTTATTTACGCGCTCTGTTTCTGCCGGTTCCCGCCTTTCCGACCGGGCCGATCGAACGGCAGCTGTTCGAGGAAGGCTACCGCGCCTACGCCCGCGAGCGCGAACGGTACGCCGTCTGGCTGTCGTGGATGCGGGAAGAGGCGTCGGCCGGCAAACCGTTCGTCAACGCGCCGGACGCCGGACTCTGGCACTTCGTCAAACCGTACCAGCTGAACGTGTTGCGGCGCGCCGGCCTGCCCGTCCCTGCGACGCTCGTCACCGGTTCTTCGGAAGCGCTTTCAGAATTCCGGCGAAAATACCGGCGCGTCGTCTATAAACCGGTCGCCGGCGGAGCGCATTGCCGGCTGCTGACGGAAGCCGACCTGGCGCCCGAACGGCTGGAACGGCTGTCCGCCGCACCGGTGTTGTTTCAGGAATATGTGCCGGGTGCCGACCTGCGCGTGTTCGTGCTGGACGGGCGCGTCATCGCCGCGTTCCGCGTCGAGGGCGAAAACGGCGTCGATTACCGGACGGGCCGACCGAACGTCGAGCCTTACGTCGCCGACGGGCCGATTGCGGATATTGCCGTTCGGGCATGCCGCACGCTCGGCCTTGTGTTCGCCGGCGTCGATCTGAAACTGGCGCCGGATGGACGAATCGCGCTTTTGGAATGCAACCCGAGCCCGATGTTCGAAGGATTCGACCGTGCGGCGCCGGTCACCGTCTGTTCGCAGCTGGCCGCCTATCTGATCGAAAAGGCCCGTTCCGGCGCGGCGCGGGCAAGCGCCGGCGGTACGGGCCGCTGAACGAACAACCCGAATTCGCGGCAGACGACGGTCGCGAACACGCGGGGCCGTGCAACCGTGCGGCGACGCCTAAATCGTCCAGTCCAGTATGATTTCCCGCTCCTCGCGGGAAGAGGCGTAAATCGCGTCGAGCACGAGCTGGTTGGCGTATCCGGCCATCGCGTCCGACAGCGGCTTTTTACCGTCCAGCACGCATTCAGCAAAATGGCGCGCTAGGCGAACGCGGGCGCCCTCGTCGTCGACCGGCGGCTCAAGCGGAGTCTCTGTCGCCACACCGTCTTGCTCGCCGAACAGTTTGCCGCACTCGCCGCGGACGGTGGCGCCGCCGTCGGTACCGAGCACGTGAAGAAACGGTTGTGAATCGGTCTCCATGTGCGCCGCCCAGCTGACGTCGAGCAACACGGTGCTGCCGTCGTCGAACCGAATGAGCGCCGTTCCGGAATCCTCGACGTCGAACGTGCCGGAGAAGTCGGGCGTTCCCCAGTTGCCGAGCCCGATCCGGCGCGTGCCGAGTTCGCCGTAGACGCGGCCGCTGACGGCGACCGGCCTGATCCGGTCGCCGAGCAAGTACATTGCCAGATCGAGCATGTGGACGCCGATGTCGATCAGCGCGCCGCCGCCGGACTCGGCCTTGCGCGTAAACCAGCTTCCCCAGCCGGGAATGCCCTTTCGCCGCAACCAGCCCGTCTTGATCTGATAGACGCGCCCGAACGCACCGCCGTCGATCAGTTCTTTGACGCGCATGTTCACCCATTCCCACCGCATCTGGTGGCCCATCATCAGCACGCGTCCGGAATCGCGCCAGGCCCGGACGACCGCCCGGGCGCCGTCCAGATCGCGGGCCATCGGCTTTTCCAGCAACACATGCTTGCCGGCCGCCAGCGCCTTGACGGCAAGCGGCGCGTGCAGCGCGTTCGGCACGGCGACGACGACGGCGTCCACCACGTCCGCTTCCAGCATGGCCTCGGCGTCGGCATAGACGCGCTCGATGCCGTATTCTTTCGCACACGCTTCCGCCAGATCGCGGCGCGCGTCGGCGATCGCCGTCACTCGAACATTTGCAAGACGTCGAAACGTCTGGATATGGACCTTCCCGATGCCGCCCGCGCCGATAATGCCCACTCGGATTTGCGTTATCGCCATCTTCGGCGTCGCCCCTCCCATGTTTGTCGTATCGTCACGATTTTCCCGACCGGCTTCCCCGCCGGTTCCTTACGCCATCGGCGCGCGGTAAGCCGCCGCCGTCCGATACGCCTCGACGAACCGTGCGGCCTGCGCCGTAATCCGCGAATAGTCGCCCGTCTTCACCGCCTCGTCCGTCAGGGCGGACCCGATGCCGACGGCGACCGCGCCCGCACGGATCCACTCGGCGAGGTTGTCGAGCGATACGCCGCCGGTCGGCATCAGGTTGACTTGCGGCATCGGCCCTTTGACCGCCCGGATGAACGACGGCGAAAACAGCTGGCCGGGAAACAGCTTCATCACGTCGACGCCGAGCTCGAGCGCCGCCTGGATTTCGCCGAGCGTCATGACGCCGGGCATGACCGGAACGC
The sequence above is drawn from the Candidatus Reconcilbacillus cellulovorans genome and encodes:
- a CDS encoding oxidoreductase, with the protein product MAITQIRVGIIGAGGIGKVHIQTFRRLANVRVTAIADARRDLAEACAKEYGIERVYADAEAMLEADVVDAVVVAVPNALHAPLAVKALAAGKHVLLEKPMARDLDGARAVVRAWRDSGRVLMMGHQMRWEWVNMRVKELIDGGAFGRVYQIKTGWLRRKGIPGWGSWFTRKAESGGGALIDIGVHMLDLAMYLLGDRIRPVAVSGRVYGELGTRRIGLGNWGTPDFSGTFDVEDSGTALIRFDDGSTVLLDVSWAAHMETDSQPFLHVLGTDGGATVRGECGKLFGEQDGVATETPLEPPVDDEGARVRLARHFAECVLDGKKPLSDAMAGYANQLVLDAIYASSREEREIILDWTI
- a CDS encoding sugar ABC transporter permease; the encoded protein is MAMVAVGQLFPLVWLVNYSFLKSGEFYSDAILKWPDEFQWKNYRDAFTYGHVPEYFLNSVIVTAASIAGTLLLSLTMAYAFTRMRWKWREVSKNLILIGMMIPIHATLLPNYILFHKVGLLNHYLGLILPYIAVSIPISIYIVSGFLESLPTAVEESAVIDGCSIYGVIFRIVTPMVAPALGTVGVMTFISCWNEFIMAYTFITEESLKTLPFSIIQFVGQYSSNYGAQFAVLTIIALPSLLMYLLFTEQIARGLTAGAVKG
- a CDS encoding glucosylceramidase, whose protein sequence is MRIIRRFMTARSPHFRLSEMEPIAFRADEQEQENRLINVYPDVEFQEIIGFGGACTEAAAVALGKLDPEARKRVLRAYFDPEEGIGYTLCRTHIQSCDFSLGSYSYVEDGDERLDTFDLARDRQALLPLIRDAARIAGASFRLLASPWSPPPWMKTNGRMTGGGRLRPEYRAAWAQFFTRYIRAMAEEGVDVWGVSVQNEAKATQIWESCVYSAEEERDFVRDYLGPTLEREGLSHVRLFVWDHNKERLFERARIVLDDPEAAKYVSGVAFHWYSGDHFESLDLVRARYPGVMLLATEGCQEGGVRLGDWSVGERYAHHIIGDLTHGAAGWIDWNIALDENGGPNHVGNYCDAPVIVDTRTGQAAFQSSYYYIGHFSRFVRPGARRIGCTRYTDRLEACAFRNADGTVAVVVLNRTDEPIPFTLRYVSPSGLSSGAEIADADSPPHSIQTLVVSDSARGVRDPDGLLPP
- a CDS encoding bifunctional 2-keto-4-hydroxyglutarate aldolase/2-keto-3-deoxy-6-phosphogluconate aldolase, which produces MRKYELLHEICDAGVIAVLRGRSADDVREMAERAIAGGIRVVEITMTTRGALDAIRELAVRYADGDVIVGAGTVLDAETARAAMLSGAAFVVSPSFHPETVKMCNRYRVPVMPGVMTLGEIQAALELGVDVMKLFPGQLFSPSFIRAVKGPMPQVNLMPTGGVSLDNLAEWIRAGAVAVGIGSALTDEAVKTGDYSRITAQAARFVEAYRTAAAYRAPMA
- a CDS encoding sugar ABC transporter permease, translated to MHRVLSHRPTIAVLVAPGMLLFAAMIFFPTAMSFYYGTTDWSGIGDYRRIGLDNYIQILFHDPTFWRSLGHAVLLAAATVFLQHPVAIFVAAVVSNLGRWEKPLRLAMFVPAVISIVVTSKMWAAVFSAQYGLLNRLLDGVGLSAWKHDWLGDPKTAIWAIIFVVMWQGFGYAFLLYYAGLQRIPDELYEAARIDGASTLRLYTRIVVPLLAPVMRVAIVIAVITCLKQMETVFLMTNGGPGDSTQFLGNYLYTKAFSASQFGYGNALSGLFVLICLAVTIALNRWLYRDVGEF